The genomic stretch TTCACGACGGGCGACAGTGGCGGGGCCTGCGTACCCTGAGTTACATGTCAGCCACCAACTCCGCCGCACTGCCGGCCCTCCACCTGCACCGCAGCGCCGGGCGCGCGGCGGTTCCGGCCGGTTCGGGCCGGGGCGGACGCGCTGCCCGAGCGTACGAGACGAGCCGGTTCCCGGCGTACGACGAGGCTCCCGGTGGCCCGGGCGGTCCGCGCGGTCCCGTGGGGCCGGGCGGGCCCGGCGGCCCTCCGCCGCCCCGTGGCCGCCGCCCGCGGTGGGGCCGGATCGCTCTGCTGACCGGCGTCGTGGTGCTGGTGCTGGCGCTGCTCGGCGGCGTCGGCGCCTGGTTCTACGCCCGCAGCCTGGACAACAACATGGCCCGTACCGACCCGTTCTCGGAGATCACCGGCGGTCGGCCGGCGAAGGCGGTGGACGGCGTGCTCAACATCCTGATGGTGGGCACCGACTCACGGGACCCGGACGCGCCGATGGACCAGGCCGGTGAGTGGCGTGCCGACACGATCATCGTCATGCACATCCCCGCCGACCACCAGCAGGCGTACCTCGTCTCCATTCCCCGGGATCTGTACGTGCCCATCCCGGAGAGCGCCGGTGCCTCCTGTGACTCCGGCCAGCGTCGCAAGATCAATGCGGCGTTCGCCTTCGGCGGCCTGCCGCTGGCCGTACGCACCGTCGAGTGCTTCACCGACGTGCACATCGACCACGTGATGGCGATCGACTTCGCGGGCTTCAAGCAGGTCACCGACGCCCTCGGCGGCGTCGAGCTGGAGGTCGAGCGGACCATCACCTCGATCCACAAGCCCTACCGCAAGTTCACCAAGGGCACCAACCAGATGAACGGCGCCGAGGCGCTTGACTGGATCCGGCAGCGGAAGCAGTTCCCGGACGGCGACTTCGCCCGGATGCGTCACCAGCAGGAGTTCCTGCGGGCGCTGATGGACAAGGCGGCGAGCAGTGGCACGCTGACCAACCCGAAGAAGCTCAACGCGTTCCTCCGGTCGGTCACCGACGCGGCCACCGTAGACCAGGACTTCTCGCTGACCGACATGGCGGTGCAGTTCCGCAACCTGCGGGGCGAGAACCTGACCTTCGTCACCAGCCCGCACCTGGGCAGCCAGACCATCAACGGTGAGTCGGTGGTCGTCTCCGACCGGGAGAACGCCCTGGCCATGTACCGCGCGATGTCCGGCGACACCATGGCGGACTGGTTCAAGGCGAATAAGGAGTCGCGAGCCGGTAACGGCTGATCACGCCACAGGCCAGAAGTCGGGCTCTTCGCTCACCGTGCGTGACCGGGAGGCCCGACTTCTGCTGCGAGAAACCTGAGAGCCAATAGTCGATCGTTCATTTACTTCTACCCGTTTGTCCATTTCCGCAGGATGACGTGACGGCGAACGGTAACTGAGCGTCAGACGAACTCGCCACGGCGGGATTGCGTCCGTAAAGTGTTCCCGCCCCCCACATTCACGAACTGGAGCACGCATGCCGGTTCAGAGCCCCTCCTTGCTCGATCCGCCTGGCGCATCGAACCCCTCGTCCTCCTCGGCCGGCAAGAAGAAGTCCGGTAAGAGCGGCAAGAAGGGGCGCACCCGGCGGAAGGACCCCCTCTGGGCCAAGGCCACCCTGGTCTTCGGTGCCGCGCTGATGATGACCAGCGGTCTCGCGATCGTCGGCAGCAAGGCCGTGATCGGTCAGGCCACCGGCAGCATCTCGCAGCGCAACCTGCTCGGCGAGGCGGGCAAGACGGTGGACGAGGGCGGCAACAACCTGGAGGGCCCGATCGACATGCTGCTGCTGGGCGTGGACGCCCGGGAGCGGTGGGCCGCCGACGACGTACGCGCGGACAGCATCATCGTGCTGCATATCCCGGCCACCCATGACCAGGCGTACCTGATCTCGATCCCCCGGGACACCGAGGCCCGCATCCCGGCCTTCCCCGAGACCGACTTCCCGGGTGGCACCGACAAGATCAACGCGGCGTTCCAGGCCGGCGCGCGCAACGGCGGCGGCTGGGAGGGCGGCGCCCAGTTGATGGCCCAGACCATCAAGGGCATGACCGGCGTCGGCTTCGACGGCGCGGCGATCATCAACTTCGGTGGTTTCAAGAACGTGATCGACGCCCTCGGCTCGGTGCGTATCTGCCCGAAGCAGGAGGTCAAGTCGACCCACATGTCGTACGTCGACGGCAAGCCGATGTGGAACGCGGACGCCAAGAAGACCGGCAAACAGCGGACCCCGGTGGTGCACAAGAAGGGCTGCCAGGAGATGGAGGGCTGGGCCGCGCTGGACTTCTCCCGGCAGCGGTACGGCCTGGCCAACAGCGACTACGACCGCCAGCAGAACCAGCAGCAACTGATCAAGGCGATGGCGAAGAAGGCCAGCCAGAGCGGCACGTTGACCAACCCGCTCAAGCTCAAGGAGCTGATCGAGGCGGCCGGCAAGGCGTTCATCCTGGACACCGGCGGCGTGTCGGTGGAGGACTTCGTCTTCACCATGCGCGGGGTCACCGGCAATGAGTTGATCATGCTGAAGACCAACGGCGGCACGTTCAACGGCACGGACAGCGGCCGGGAGGCGCTCAGCGAGCAGACCCTGGACATGTTCCACGCGATCAAGCAGGACAAGCTGGCCGAGTTCGTGTTCTACAACCCCGAGGTAATCTCCAACCGGAAGTGACCGGCGCGAATGCCCGGAAACCGCCGTCAGGCCGCACTCACCGTCCGTAGCCTGAGATGAAGAAGATTCATGTCAGGTGGACGGGGAGGACGTCACGGCCAGGACGGCACGCGACGGCGGACGGCGGGCATCGGGCGACGGCGCCGGGCAGCCGCGCTGGGCGCGCGTACTGCTGGGGATCGGGCTGGCGGTGTTGCTGCTGGCCACGGTCGCTGTGGTCGGCCTCCGGATCCTCGCTGACCGGTACGACCGCACGATGACGCGAGCCGAACTGCTCGACCCGACCGCCCGCGCCGACCGCACCGACCGGGACGGCCCGCTCAACTACCTGCTCGTCGGCTCCGACCGCCGCCCCGACGACACCGGGCCGGAGCAGCGCACCGACACCATCCTGATGGTGCACGTACCGGCCGGACTACGCGAGGGCTACCTGGTCTCCGTACCGCGCGACCTGCTGGTCGACATCCCACCTTCGGCTGGCTACCCGGGCGGGAAGGACAAGGTCAACGCCGCCTACGAGCACGGCGGCGGCGGTGAGGCCGGCGCGCGGCTGCTCTCGGCCACCCTGGCCCGACTCACCGGCATCCGATTCGACGGCGCCGCCCTGGTCGACTTCGCCGGTCTGCGCAGCGTCATCGACCTGCTCGGCGGGGTCACCATGTGCGTACGGACCGAGGTGCGCTCGATCCACACCGACCGGGTCTTCCCGCCCGGCTGTCAGCGGATGGACGGCGCCCAGGCGCTGGACTACGTCCGCCAGCGCTACGACCTGCCCGGCGGCGACTACGACCGACAGACCCACCAACAGCAACTGCTGGGGGCGATGCTCCAGCGGGCGGGGGAGACCCGGCTCCGCGAGAACCCGGTCCAGTTGCACCGGCTCATCCAGGCCGTCGGCGGCTCGCTGACCGTGGACACCAACGGCGTACCCGTGGAGGACCTGCTGCTGGCGCTGCGCGGCCTCTCCACCGACGCGCTGCGCGGCGTGCAGGTGCCCTCCTACCCGCAGACCATCGACCAGGTCTCCTACGTCGTGCTCGACAACGGCGGGGAGGGACTGTTCGAGGCGGTCCGGGGCACCCGGATGTCGCAGTGGGCGGGCGCCCATCCGCACTGGGTCACCCGGCTCTGACCCGCCGGTCGACGCAACCACCCCGACGGCCCTCTAGGCTTGGTAGCCGTGTTCGGATCCCACGTACCCACCATGACGGTGACCGAGATCGACGACGAGACCCACCTGCTCGACGTCCGGGAGGACGACGAGTGGGAGGCGGGTCACGCGCCCGACGCCCACCACCTGCCGATGATGGAACTACCGGCGCGCCTCGCCGAGGTGCCCACCGACCGGGACGTCGCGGTCATCTGCCGCTCCGGTGGACGGTCCGCCCAGGTGGTCGCCTACCTCATGCACAACGGCTGGGAACAGGTGCGCAACGTCGAGGGCGGGATGGGCGACTGGGCGGCGGCCGGGCGGCCGGTGGTCGACTCGGACGACCAACCGGGCCGCGTGCTGTAACGGCCGTGGACAGCCCGCTCGTCTTCGCGCACCGTGGCGCGTCGTACGACCTGCCGGAACACACCCTCGCCGCCTACCTGCGCGCGCTCGACGAGGGCGCCGACGGGCTGGAGTGCGATGTCCGGCTGACCCGGGACGGGCACCTCGTCTGCGTGCACGACCGCCGGCTGAACCGCACCAGCAACGGTCGCGGCCTGGTCAGCGCCCGTACCCTCGCCGAGCTGGAGGAACTGGACTTCGGCTCCTGGCACCCGGGCTGCGTACCGGCTGACGGGGACGAGGTACTGGACGACTCGCGTACCCGGCTGCTCACCCTCGAACGGCTGCTGGAGGCGGTCCTCGCCGCCGGGCGGCCGGTGCGGCTGCTGGTGGAGACCAAGCACCCGTCCCGCTACGGCGGCGACGTGGAGCGTCGACTGGTCACCCTGCTGCGCCGGTACGGCCTGGCCGATCCACGCCCCGCCGACCCGGTACGCGTGACCGTGATGTCCTTCTCCCCGCTGGCCGTACGCCGGATGCGGGCGCTGGCCCCGGCGCTGCCGACCGTACTGCTGCTGGAGGTGCTGCCCCGCTGGCTGCGCCTGGGTCGGCTGCCCTTCGGTGTCGGCATCGCCGGCCCCGGGATCGGCCTGGTCCGGGCGCGCCCGGCGCTGGTGCCGTCGCTGCGGGCCGCCGGCAACCAGGTCTACGTCTGGACCGTCAACGATCCGGCGGACCTGGATCTCGTGCTGGCCGCCGAGGTGGACGGCGTGATCACCGACCGCCCGGCGCAGACGCTGGCCCAGTTGAGGGGCTAACCCACCGGCAGGGGTGCCGGAGAACGCGAAGGTGGGTGCACACTCGGGGACATGACGGACCGTACCGATTACTCGGCTCTCATCGCCGGGCACACCGTCGTCATCGAGATGGTCAACTCGAGGGACGCGGGCCTTCCGGTACTGACCCAGCTCCTGCGGGTGGCGCAACCGGCACTCGGCGCCGCCGGTATGGCCTTCGTCGAGTTCGCCCCCAGCGGCGGGCGGGTGATCGCCGCCACCGGCGCCGCCGAGTGGACCATCGGACGTCCCCTGCCCCCCAGCGACCCGATCACCGCCTGCCTGCTCGCCGGCCCCCGGGTGCAGTGCGTACGAACCGACCGGCTCGGCAGCCAGCTCGCCGACGAACTGGACGATCGCGGCCTGCGCCGGATGGTCGTCTCCCGGGCGGAGATCGGCGGGCACGCCGTCGGCAGCCTCCAGGCCCTGTACCGGGCCGGTGACGACGAGCCCGGCCCGGAGCAGCGGAGCGTGGTCGGCTTCCTGGGTGCCTGCATCGCGCACATGTACGGCGACCAGAGCGGCCTGCCCGTACACGGCGACGGCCCGGTGGTGGCAGCGCTCGCCGACGGGCTGGCGGTCGTCGACCGGGACGCCCACGTACGGCTCTGGAATCCGGCCGCCGCCGAGGTCACCGGCAGGTCCGCAGCCGAGGCGATCAACCAACCGCTGCCCTTTCCGGTCCCCCCGTCCGGGCAGGTCCTCGACCACCGCCTGCCGGACGGGCGCTGGCTGCGGATCACCTCCGGCGAGCTGCCCGGGCCGGGCAGCCTGCGGGTGGTCACCTTCCGGGACATCACCGACCAGCAGCGGCACGACCACGAGCGGGACCTCTTCGTCGCGGTGACCAGTCACGAACTACGCACCCCGGTGACCGTCATCAAGGGGTACGCCGACACCCTGAACAACCACTGGGACTCGCTGAGCGACGCCGACCGGCGCCAGGCCGCGCAGGTCATCGGCCAGCGCGCCAACGAGCTGGCCCGGCTGCTCGACCGGCTGCTCTCCTCCGCCGCCGAGACCTGGCCGGACGACGGGCCGGCGGTGCCGTTCGACCTCGGCGAGACGCTGCGTGGGGCGGTCGCCAACCTGCCCGGGGAACTGCGCCGCCGGACCACCCTCCAGTTCCCGGACGACCTGCCCCGGGCGATCGGGCGCCGGCAGAGCCTGGTCACCGTGCTGACCGAGCTGGTCACCAACGCCGGCAAGTACTCCCCTCCAGGCTCGCCGGTCGAGGTAAGCGCGGCCTCGGACGGGCCGACCGTCCGCATCCGGGTCAGCGACCGGGGCATCGGCGTACGCCCTGAGCACGTCGAACGGGCCTTTGACCGGTTCTGGCAGGGGGATTCCGGTGACAATCGTCGCTATCCGGGCACCGGACTCGGTCTCTATCTCGTCCGCCGGATCGTTGAACAGCAGAATGGATGGGTATTCCTCCGGCCGAGAACTGGTGGAGGTACGGTCGCAGAGGTGCGGCTGCCCCGTAGGTGATCGTGGGGGTCACCAGGGGCGGAAGAGGGGCGGGACGTGTCGACGGGAGCGGTCGAACGGGCGTGGTGTGTGGTCGTGCCGCACCACGCCAGCGGTGCGCGCGCCGCCCGGCACCGGCTCGCCGCCGAACTGGCCGAGGTGGTGTCCCCGGCGGTGCTGGCGGATCTCGTCGCGGTCCTGGCCGAACTGGTCGGCAACGCCGTCCGGCACGCGGACCCGCTGCCCGGCGGGGTGGTCCGGGTGGCCTGGCGGCTGGTGACGACCGTCGACGGGGAGCACGTCCGGCTGCGGGTCACCGACGGCGGCGCGGTCGGCATCCCCCTGATCCGCCCGGCGGACATCGACGCGGCCGACGGCCGGGGTCTGCACATCGTCTCCGGCCTGGCGAGCCGCTGGGGGGTCGAACGGGACGGTCTGGGGCAGAGTGTCTGGGCCGAGTTCGATCCGGCTCCCGAACGGACGGACCTGGTCGTCGCCAGCTGAGCCTCTCGCAGGGCGGGTCCGGCACCCGGCGTCATGTCCGGGCCTCTAGGCTGTGTCGCCGTGAGCAAGCGTCGAAAGAACCAGCGGGCCGCCACGCCGACCGCGAAGCGGGAGAAGGTGCGGGACGTCTTCGTCACCCGGCCCTTCGAAGGGCTGACCGACGAGCCGGAGTGGATCGCGCTGCGGGAACTGGTCCCCGCCGCCTCCGCACCGCTGCGGCTCACCCCCGATCTGGTCGAGGAGTACGGCGACCGGCCGGTGACGCTGGCCACCGTGCTGCCGATGGCCGCCCCCGCGATGAGTCGCGCCGACGGGCAGGTGTTCGTCGGGCTCCAGCGGCACCAGCAGTCCGGTGACGTGTCCCGGGACCTGGCCGAATCGCTGCTCTGCGCGCTGCGTACCGAGCCGGGTGCCCCGGTCCAGGTGCCGCCGCTGCCCGGCCCCGGGCCCCGACTCCAGGACATCCTGGTCGACGGCCCGTTGACCGTCACGCTGCACGAGGGCTTCGAGTTCTGGCTGGTGCCCGAGGCCGTCGGCGACCCGACCGTGCAGGCATCCCTGGAGCGGGCCAACGCGGCGGTCTACCCGACCGTACGGCTGGCGGCGGCGCGGTCCGCGTACTGGTGCCAGGTTCCGGAGAAGGCCCACGTGCGCTGGGTGCTGCCCGAGGCCGAGGAAGCCGCGTTGGACGCGTTGGCCCGGCTCGGTGCGGCCGGCTCGCTGACTCTCGGCGAGGGGACGAAGTTCGCCGGCATGTTCCGTGCCCACGGCCGGCTGGTGCCGGTCTGGGACCTGCCCGAGGACACTCCGGCCGCCGAGTGGGAGACCCCGGTCGCCGATTTCGCCAAGCGGTACGCCGAGACGCTGTCGGCCGGCGAGCCGCTCGACGCCGCCGCTCGCCGGGCCCGTCAGGGGCTGCTGGGCCGCCAGCTCACCCTGCGCTGACCGTGCCCTCTGGATGTTAGGAAGGGCCCCCTGCTCTACCGGAGACGTTAGAAGGGGGCCCTTCCTTACCCGCGCAGCGGGGCGCGCACCAGCGGGCACGACATGCACCGCGGTCCGCCCCGCCCCGATCCCAGCTCGGAGCCGGCGATCGGGACGAGTTCGATCCCGGCCCGTTCGAGCTGGGCGTTGGTCTCGACGTTGCGTTCGTAGCCGACGCAGAGCCGGGGCGCGAGCGCCAGCGTGTTGTTGCCGTCGTCCCACTGCTCCCGCTCGGCGGTCACCGGGTCGAGCCCGGTGTCGATCACCCGGAGCTGGTCGAGATCCATCGCGTCGGCGGCGGCCCGCAGGAACGGCGCCGGGCCGTCCACCCGTGGGTCGTCGCCGTCCGTCCCGGCGATCACCGTGTACGCCGACAGCGTGTGCGCGACGTTGGGGTACATCAGCACCGCGTCGACGTCGACCATGGTGCAGACGGTGTCCAGGTGCATGGTCGCCCGTTCCTGGGCGATCGGCACGACCAGGATGGTGTGCGCCAGCCCGGCCGCGAAGACCCGGCGGGCCAGCCGCTCGGCACCGGCCGGGGTGGTCCGCTCGCCCACCCCGACGGCGAGCACACCGGGCGCGAGCAGCAGCACGTCGCCGCCTTCGAGGTGTTCCAGGTCGGGCCGGTAGACGAACTCGGTGCCGGCGAAGCGGGGGTGGTGCCGGTAGATCGCGTCGGTCAGCGTGGTCTCCCGCCGTCGGGCCGGCATCGCCAGGCTGGTCACGCCGACCCGTGTCCCGATCCACAGTGACGAGTCGCGGGTGAACAGCAGGTTCGGCAGTGGTGCGATGACGAAGTCGTGCCGGTCCATCAGGGTGTAGACCAGGCCGCCGCGCCGGTCGCCACCGAGCCTCAGCTCCTCGTGGGCGAGTCCGGCGACGAGGACGCCGGCGAGCGCGGCGGGATCGAGGTAGGTCAGGTGCGCGGCGACCCGGGCGCGCAGAGTGTCGCCGAGCCGGGGCGAGGCGAGGACCTGTTCGGTGAGTTCCGCGCGGGCGTCCGCGACGGCCAGGGTGTCGGTGAGCAGATCAGTGAGATAGAGCACCTCGACACCGCGCTCGCGCAGCGCGCCGGCGAAGGCGTCGTGCTCCTCCTGAGCACGACTCACCCAGGGGATGGCGTCGAACAGCAGGGAGTCGTTGTTGCGCGGGGTCAGACGGGCGAGTTCCGGCCCCGGCCGGTGCAGCAGCACGGTGCCGAGCCGACCGACCTCACTGTCCACGTAGTGGGTCACTCCCGAAGCCTAGGGCAGGGTTTGGCGGCATCCGGTAAAACGACTGTGGGTGAATATGGCATTCATCCGTAGTCATTCCGGCGTTCCGGCTTGCCGACTACCGGGACCCGCAACGTAGGGTAGTGAGAACGTAACTTCGAGGGACCTTTTGCCGGAGGTCGCGATGACTGTCTTCTCCGCTCGTCGAGCCGTACCGTCCGCCCGGGCGCTGCCGCAAGCGGCGGTGCCCCACCCTCGGGTCGAGGCGCCGGGGGTGGTCGGGGCCCCGCGTCCGTCGCCCTTGGAGTGGGCCCGCCGACGCCGGGCCGAGCGGGGCGCTCGTCGGCTGGAGGCGGCCGGCGCCCGCGCGCTCGGCCAACTCGACCATCTCGGTCCGGCGTGGCATGTGATCGACTGGCCCCGCACGGACGCCACCGAAGCCCTGCTCGACGAGAGCGACGACAACCGGGCCGGTTTCCTCGCCATCGGTCCGAGCGGACTCTTCGCCGTCACCATCGCCGACCACGGGCGGGCCCGCGTCCTGGTCGCCGGTGACGTGGTGCAGATCAACGGCAAGCGACCGCCGTACGTGGCCGAGGCCCGCCGCGACGCCCGGCGCGCCAGCAAGGCGCTGACCTCGGCGGTCGGTCACCCCATCCCGGTGACGCCAGTGCTCACCTTCGTGGGTTCCGGCGTCATCAGCGTCTACGGCCTGCCCAAGGACTGCCTCATGGCCACCCACCGGGAGCTCGACCGGCTGCTCGTCGCCGCCGGCAACCGGATCAGCCCGGCCACCGCCGAGAAGCTTTCCCGGGTGGCCCAGCACCCCGGGACGTGGATGAGTGGCGGCTATCCGCCAGCAGCCGACTACCGGTGGTACGAGGACGGCCGAATGGCCGCTGACAAGCCGGCCACCCGGCGGTAACGTCTGCGACGACGCCACGCGGCCGGGCCCGGCACTCCACACCCGCCGGCCGCGCCGTCGCAGACCGGCAGCGCTCAGCACCGATGGCGTGGATACCAACGCGGTCAGCGGTGGCCGAGACGACCGGCTAGCGTGGACGTTCCGTCGGTGTGCATAGGAGGCGCGGTGGCCCACGTCGAACTCTCGCTCTCGGAAGTGTTCGCGCCCGACCCGGGGACACCGACAGAGCTGGGGTACGACAACTTCGGCCGATGGTCGGCCACTGTGTCCAGTGCAGACGAACCCTGCCTGCTGATCGACGCCGGGACCCGGGTGGTGGCCGTCTCCGCCGCCGGTTGCGACCTGCTCGGCCTCGGCACGCCCGAGGGTGTCATCGGGCTGCCGCTGCTCGACGGCGGCCTACGGCTGCTCGACTTCACCGCGTACCGGGGCGAGCTGGCCGAGCCGGACATCGACAAGATCCCGCCACTTCTGGCGCTCGCCTCCGGCCGGATGGCCCGTGGCCTGTTACGGATCATGGCGACCACGGAGGGCGTGTCCGACGCGACCGTCGACGCCATCTCCACGCCGGTGCTCACGGACGGGGCAGTCGCCGGCTCCCTCACCTTCTTCTCCGAGCTCTGACCGGCACCCTGACCGCCGTGGTCGCCCCGCTGGACGAGGCCCGGGTGAGTCTCGTCGCCTACTCCACGTACGACACGGACTACGTGCTCGTGCCCGCCGTACGCCTCGCCGAGGCGACCGCCGCATTGGTGCGCGCCAGGCATCGCGTACTCGATTGACCTTCTCCTCGGCGGCGGATACTCCTACCATGGGCTCGGCCGCCCGCCACTCCCGACGCTCGCCCCCATCGAGGATCATCCCCTTGCCACCCACCCCGATCCGTCGTGCCGACCCCGGCAGCAGGCCAGTCCGACGCACGCGCCGGTGCCGGACCCGGCTGCCCGCAGTCGTGGGGCTGGCCGTACTCCTCCTGGCCGGTTGCGGCGAACCGCCGGACCCGCGCGACGGCTCGGCCCTGCCGACGCTGCCGCCCACGGCGGCGCCGACCGGGTCGGCCACCCCGACACCACCACCCTTCGGCGAGCCGCCCAGCGCCGTCCCGACCGGCGCGCCGACCGACGCCGGTCTGGTCGCGGTCGCCTGCACCGGCCAGCCGTCCCGGCAACGGATCGTCGACCTGGTCCGGGGCCGCGACGGGCTGCTCCCCCGCAACGCGCGGGTGCAGGTCGCCAGTGGGCCGGTCTGCGCCGCCGGCTGGCATTTCACCAGCATCGACGTCACCGGATACGAGCCGCTCCAGGTGGTCACCCGGGACCAGGCCGGCACCCTGCGGCTGGTCACCGCCGGCACCGACGTCTGCTCGGTCGAGGTACGCGTGGCCAGCCCGGTCGGGATCAGGACGCTGGCCTGCGGTGACGAGGGATCGGTGCCGGCGCCGGTACCACCCGTGCCTTCCCCGCCGCCGGTGGCCACGCCGACGCCGTCCGGGCAGTCGCTGACGCCATCGGCGTCCACGTCGTCGCCGGGTGCGTAGGCTGTTCGCCATGCCGGGAACGCCGCCGACCCGTTTCGTCTACCTCGGGCCCGAGGGCACCTTCGCCGAGCAGGCGTTGCGTACAGTGCCCGCTGCGGAGCGGGGCAGCCGTACGCCGGCCCGCAGCGTCGGCGAGGCCCTGGAGGCCGTACGCACCGGGGAGGCCGACGCGGCGCTCGTGCCGTTGGAGAACTCCATCGGCGGCGCGGTCGGGGTCACGCTGGACGAACTGGCCGAGGGCGAGCCACTGGTGATCACCCGCGAGGTGATCCTGCCGGTGCAGTTCGTGCTCGGCGCGCGGACGGGCACCCTGCTGCCGACGATCCGCAGCGTGGCCGCCCACCCGCAGGCGTCGACCCAGTGCCGGGGTTGGCTGCGGGCACACCTGCCCGACGCGGTCGTGGTCGACGTGCTTTCCAACGGCGCGGCAGCGGCCGGCGCCGCCACCGGTGAGTACGACGCGGCGATCTGCGCGCCGATCGGCGCGACCCGGCACCGGCTCGCCGTGCTGGCCGACAAGATCGCCGACCATCCGGACGCGGTCACCCGGTTCGCGCTGCTCTCCCGCCCCGGCCCGCCTCCGCCGCCCACCGGCGACGACGTGACCTCGCTGGCGGTGTACATCGCCCACGACCGGGTGGGTGCGCTGTTGTCGGTGCTGATGGAGTTGGCGGTGCGCGGCGTGAACCTGACCCGGATCGAATCCCGGCCGACCGGTGAGGCGCTGGGCCGGTACGTCTTCTTCCTCGACTGCACGGGCCACGTCGCCGACAACCGGCTCGGTGAGGCCCTTCAGGGGCTGCGGCGGGTCTGTGCCGACGTCCGCTTCCTCGGTTCGTACCCCCGGCACCGGTGGGACGGCACGGCCCGCGAACGTCCGGTGCCGGCCCCGGCCGGTCTCTCCGACGCCGACTACACCGACGCCGCCGCCTGGCTCGCCCGGCTACGCGCGGGCGAGCTGGGCTGACCGGCCGGGTTCACCGGAACAGGCCGCCGAGCACCCCACCCTGCTCCTGCTGG from Micromonospora craniellae encodes the following:
- a CDS encoding ACT domain-containing protein translates to MVAPLDEARVSLVAYSTYDTDYVLVPAVRLAEATAALVRARHRVLD
- the pheA gene encoding prephenate dehydratase; this translates as MPGTPPTRFVYLGPEGTFAEQALRTVPAAERGSRTPARSVGEALEAVRTGEADAALVPLENSIGGAVGVTLDELAEGEPLVITREVILPVQFVLGARTGTLLPTIRSVAAHPQASTQCRGWLRAHLPDAVVVDVLSNGAAAAGAATGEYDAAICAPIGATRHRLAVLADKIADHPDAVTRFALLSRPGPPPPPTGDDVTSLAVYIAHDRVGALLSVLMELAVRGVNLTRIESRPTGEALGRYVFFLDCTGHVADNRLGEALQGLRRVCADVRFLGSYPRHRWDGTARERPVPAPAGLSDADYTDAAAWLARLRAGELG